One window of the Bombus affinis isolate iyBomAffi1 chromosome 10, iyBomAffi1.2, whole genome shotgun sequence genome contains the following:
- the LOC126921156 gene encoding nuclear receptor coactivator 2-like isoform X4 produces MSIAAAENAGPSPCELQDPLWVKMSAITGSITKKRKKSDAKPQSQINKCLNEKRRRNQENLFIDELAELISATDMSSGKTDKCQILQRTVDQIRHIREQEGSNSHAVQQGEVSSSNPNILSNDQVGPILLEALDGFLFVVNTEGRVEYVTDNITQYINYTKDDVLGKDIYNIIHHGDHNNFMPSLLPIPLAWMNEQPPQKNRTFNCRFLVKPPDDKEETMEEKQQRVSQYESMQICSARLPNNSDRLESGDVSSESSDNGPCVMCVARRIPPNEKPISTPIEQFTVKLDTTGKIIAVDVIWLSSPYSEYLSKELIGTTIKDLCHPHDLSKLTAHLNDTLQVGESTSGVYRLRVSPDKFLNIQTKSKLFKANVMNTLVADFIMATNTIIGDNDLTPIEGGQLSNNKVCSGHSSNRCANNSNNNNGNNNNNVGGPLMSVAHLNGQVSGISSRGLAGTSSHTGTAATSSNSIVFSAAESCNPLPSLSTSNPFNHFSGNMDLEFELFPSSTWDLDSNSGWADRPESRASGPPNSRPSSQPAPTSPSPQGTFSSNSAVAPHCSPLRAFSPTSGNAAHTFSNSFPFSPLQESQTSSLTNSATSSVSANGAAGLTPKRQDEGKTGCSTTNQSAMEASNARSNATSVTGTAAVAAAAAAAAAAGQTGSTGTVIETQNSVVSTESGRLRNLLTKGASASEDSQDNANNDSERENKHRILKILLNQQDEDDFHPDHNNKVRTSPSNMPKPSMEHSKSSLGNNMLLQLLNEKNDDEDEEARIGLKKRNELLQQLLKDQDDERKVQEQQCKSQTREEDSLLRSLGFRNTTPSPSQSSDNVGHGGSTQVGQKRPGEDGDVNIAAKRPMDGSHQVSSSGTSTNATSKLWERNKMLASLLAKQPPQPTTIPPIPASVISATPQDKLLRIGLKSQQQQQQSQQTQSQPQQQQQQQQQQQQQQQQQQQQQQQQQQQQQQQQQQQPWTGGSLQSVGGNNTITTTATSARTPLQSQSRQLPRQTTNTYLTHMLSQQQRPQIGQIDSEFTGSGEYRQTSTDPSGWDNQSSDPDLSDILDQVIEFVPDEAITANLLDAIEAPQNNALNEKMAINAIQKSLMLCETAVNPTSSTITIPGTPPAYSTALGTTPVTTSHSYQPPPIYQQQSRMRFNTQPGVRQTTAQFTQQQQLQMQQQRTKMIQQQQQQQLKQRLLQQQQQQQLLIPSNATATDQITTGIHNIDNLLNNTVAPNVSLQRSSVPDSQVSPGYGGSVQMPSGHRLAHSYSHPSTLPQHPIVNSNFNSGQQVSVAARLSPHSPAGILSFSHPQPLSPRVTQGNYGNTPRLFTVNQVRSQQQPTAQQQLQQQQRSMPSPGTPASARQSPFPAETFPPPTSPTASQFPPGPNPGAPNPSTQYRLQRTTSTPSATTQLPGGVGSPRHYGGVSKEQPLLSPSHPHSGCNPATPTHNQHNVTNTQQHFSNQQHSSMIYHTTANTINTADMQNNQFCYDRTSVPLYSSGPGDTQDARSLPPGNPVNHQLGGNASSTSEFVRQELRAIVGARTQQQQQQRIPNNIQNNLSGQVSQDDLEALGLTFEMSSAGEAVVSDGPAKSWAIGSAGSAPSSSRTRLGAYTGEEKKRKGKKKENYFYGGSSSR; encoded by the exons GCCTAGCCCGTGTGAACTACAGGACCCACTGTGGGTCAAAATGAGTGCGATTACTGGCAGCATCaccaagaaaagaaagaaatcagATGCCAAGCCTCAGTCGCAGAT TAACAAGTGCCTTAACGAAAAAAGACGACGGAACCAGGAGAACCTGTTTATCGACGAGCTTGCCGAGCTGATTTCCGCCACGGACATGAGCTCTGGCAAGACTGACAAATGCCAGATCCTTCAGAGAACCGTCGACCAG ATTCGGCACATTAGGGAACAGGAAGGCTCGAATAGTCATGCGGTACAACAGGGAGAAGTGTCTTCTTCGAATCCTAACATACTGTCCAACGATCAAGTTGGTCCTATTTTACTCGAG GCGCTAGATGGCTTCCTTTTTGTTGTAAATACGGAGGGACGAGTGGAGTACGTAACAGATAACATAACTCAGTACATAAATTACACGAAGGACGATGTGCTCGGCaaggatatttataatattattcatCATGGAGACCACAACAACTTCATGCCGAGCTTGTTGCCTATACCATTAG CCTGGATGAACGAGCAGCCGCCCCAAAAGAACCGTACCTTCAATTGCCGCTTCTTGGTGAAGCCTCCCGATGATAAAGAAGAGACTATGGAGGAGAAGCAGCAACGAGTATCACAATACGAGTCTATGCAAATCTGTTCAGCTCGTTTGCCAAATAATAGTGATCGTCTGGAGAGCGGTGACGTATCGTCTGAATCTTCAGACAACGGTCCTTGCGTAATGTGCGTGGCTCGCAGGATACCCCCAAACGAGAAGCCCATTAGTACGCCCATCGAACAGTTCACCGTTAAGTTGGACACTACGGGGAAGATTATCGCGGTTGATGTTATCTGGTTATCGTCTCCTTACTCTGAGTACCTAAGCAAG GAGCTAATTGGCACGACGATAAAGGACCTGTGCCACCCTCATGATCTCAGTAAGCTAACTGCACATTTGAACGATACGCTTCAAGTCGGTGAGAGTACCAGTGGCGTGTACCGACTACGCGTTAGTCCTGATAAGTTCCTTAATATTCAAACAAAGTCAAAGCTTTTCAAAGCAAATGTGATGAACACACTTGTTGCCGACTTCATTATGGCCACCAATACCATCATTGG GGACAATGACTTAACGCCTATCGAGGGTGGTCAGCTTTCCAACAACAAAGTGTGCTCTGGACACTCTAGTAACCGTTGTgcgaataatagtaataataataatggtaacaataacaataacgtgGGTGGCCCGCTGATGTCCGTGGCGCATCTAAACGGTCAAGTGAGTGGTATCAGTAGTCGGGGGTTGGCGGGTACGTCGTCGCACACCGGTACCGCCGCGACATCGTCAAACTCGATAGTGTTTAGCGCGGCCGAGTCTTGCAACCCCCTGCCGTCGCTGAGTACCAGTAATCCGTTCAACCACTTTTCGGGGAACATGGACTTGGAATTCGAGCTCTTCCCCAGTTCCACATGGGACTTGGATAGTAACAGCGGGTGGGCAGATAGGCCCGAATCGAGAGCGAGCGGGCCACCAAATTCACGACCATCTTCCCAGCCAGCCCCGACATCTCCGAGTCCCCAGGGAACGTTCTCCTCTAACTCGGCGGTGGCGCCTCACTGCAGTCCCCTACGCGCGTTCAGCCCAACTTCAGGCAACGCAGCTCACACCTTCAGTAATTCGTTCCCCTTCAGTCCGCTTCAGGAATCACAGACGTCCTCCTTGACCAACAGCGCTACTAGTAGTGTTAGTGCCAACGGAGCCGCCGGATTGACGCCCAAGAGACAGGATGAAGGGAAGACCGGATGTTCGACGACCAACCAATCTGCCATGGAGGCGAGCAACGCGAGAAGCAACGCGACCTCCGTCACTGGAACCGCGGCCGTTGCAGCCGCTGCCGCAGCCGCAGCCGCGGCTGGCCAAACTGGCTCCACCGGGACCGTTATCGAAACTCAGAACAGTGTTGTGTCCACCGAGTCTGGTAGACTAAGAAACTTGTTGACCAAGGGGGCTAGTGCTAGTGAGGACAGTCAGGACAATGCGAATAACGATTCGGAGAGAGAAAATAAACATAGAATATTGAAGATCTTGTTGAATCAGCAAGACGAGGACGATTTTCATCCCGACCATAATAATAAAGTGCGCACGAGTCCTAGCAACATGCCGAAACCGAGCATGGAGCATTCGAAATCTTCGCTTGGAAATAATATGCTGCTACAG CTATTGAACGAAAAGAATGACGATGAAGATGAAGAGGCTCGCATTGGCTTAAAGAAGAGGAACGAACTTCTGCAACAGCTTCTGAAAGACCAAGATGACGAGAGAAAAGTACAAGAACAACAG TGTAAGTCACAAACTCGGGAAGAGGATTCTCTGTTGCGAAGTCTTGGATTTCGGAACACGACGCCATCGCCGTCTCAATCAAGCGACAATGTCGGACACGGTGGTTCCACTCAAGTCGGTCAGAAGAGACCTGGCGAAGATGGTGACGTGAACATAGCCGCGAAACGACCCATGGATGGATCGCATCAAGTGTCTTCTTCTGGCACATCCACCAACGCGACCAGCAAGCTCTGGGAGAGGAATAAGATGTTGGCTTCGTTGTTGGCCAAACAACCTCCTCAGCCAACCACTATCCCACCAATACCTGCATCTGTGATATCGGCTACCCCGCag GATAAGCTGCTTCGCATAGGGTTAAAATcccaacagcaacagcaacagtcACAACAAACGCAATCCCAgccacaacaacaacaacaacagcaacaacaacagcagcaacagcagcagcaacaacaacaacagcagcagcagcagcagcaacagcaacaacagcagcagcagcagcagccttGGACAGGTGGCAGCTTGCAGTCGGTTGGTGGCAATAATACGATTACGACTACCGCTACTTCCGCACGTACTCCTCTCCAAAGCCAGTCGAGACAACTACCTCGCCAAACAACCAATACCTACCTCACTCATATGCTAAGTCAG CAACAAAGACCTCAAATTGGTCAAATAGATTCGGAATTTACGGGCAGCGGGGAGTATCGGCAAACGAGCACCGATCCCAGTGGTTGGGATAACCAGTCATCAGATCCTGATCTTTCCGATATCTTAGATCAAGTTATCGAGTTCGTGCCGGATGAAGCTATCACAG CAAATCTCCTAGATGCAATCGAAGCACCGCAAAACAACGCGTTGAACGAGAAGATGGCGATTAACGCGATACAGAAGTCGTTGATGTTATGCGAGACTGCCGTAAATCCAACGTCTTCCACCATAACAATTCCTGGCACGCCTCCAGCTTACTCTACAGCA TTGGGTACCACCCCTGTAACGACGAGTCATAGTTACCAGCCACCACCGATATATCAACAACAGTCAAGGATGAGGTTTAATACGCAACCGGGCGTCAGGCAGACGACCGCTCAATTCACGCAACAACAGCAATTACAAATGCAACAGCAGCGGACGAAAATgatacaacaacaacaacagcaacagttGAAGCAGAGGTTgctgcagcagcagcagcaacagcagttACTCATTCCTTCCAATGCTACAGCTACGGACCAAATTACTACCGGAATTCACAATATCGATAACCTTTTGAACAATACTGTTGCGCCAAATGTATCGTTACAG CGGTCGAGTGTTCCAGATTCACAAGTGTCTCCAGGTTATGGGGGATCCGTCCAGATGCCTTCCGGTCATCGACTTGCTCATTCGTATTCTCATCCTTCAACGTTACCACAACA CCCTATTGTAAACAGTAATTTTAACAGTGGTCAACAAGTGTCTGTGGCAGCGCGACTCTCGCCGCACTCTCCGGCTGGTATTTTGTCATTTTCCCACCCTCAGCCGTTGTCGCCACGGGTGACGCAA GGCAACTATGGTAATACCCCGAGATTATTCACCGTTAACCAGGTGAGATCGCAGCAACAACCTACCGCGCAGCAGCAGTTGCAGCAACAGCAGAGATCAATGCCGTCGCCAGGGACTCCAGCATCTGCTCGGCAGTCTCCGTTTCCTGCGGAAACCTTTCCCCCACCTACGTCCCCCACAGCCAGCCAATTTCCACCTGGCCCTAATCCTGGTGCTCCAAATCCTTCGACCCAATATCGGTTGCAACGGACCACTTCTACACCTTCGGCTACGACTCAGTTGCCAG GTGGGGTAGGTTCGCCCCGGCACTACGGCGGAGTGAGTAAGGAACAACCTCTTCTTTCACCTAGTCATCCACATTCGGGTTGCAACCCGGCAACACCGACTCACAATCAACACAACGTAACGAATACCCAACAACACTTCTCCAACCAACAACATTCTTCTATGATATACCACACGACCGCCAATACTATCAACACAGCTGACATGCAGAACAATCAGTTCTGTTACGATCGGACGTCTGTTCCACTCTATTCGTCAGGGCCTGGGGACACGCAGGATGCCAGGTCTTTGCCTCCCGGTAATCCTGTCAATCACCAATTGGGTG GAAATGCTAGCAGCACTTCGGAGTTCGTAAGGCAAGAACTGAGAGCGATCGTTGGCGCGCGAacgcaacaacagcaacaacaaagGATACCTAACAATATTCAGAACAACCTTTCTGGTCAAGTATCTCAGGATGATCTCGAAGCACTCGGTCTGACGTTTGAAATGTCTTCTGCAG GTGAGGCTGTGGTTAGCGATGGCCCTGCCAAGAGCTGGGCCATTGGGAGTGCCGGAAGTGCCCCCTCATCCTCCAGG ACACGACTTGGAGCATATAcaggagaagaaaagaaaagaaaaggaaagaaaaaagaaaatt
- the LOC126921156 gene encoding nuclear receptor coactivator 2-like isoform X6: MSIAAAENAGPSPCELQDPLWVKMSAITGSITKKRKKSDAKPQSQINKCLNEKRRRNQENLFIDELAELISATDMSSGKTDKCQILQRTVDQIRHIREQEGSNSHAVQQGEVSSSNPNILSNDQVGPILLEALDGFLFVVNTEGRVEYVTDNITQYINYTKDDVLGKDIYNIIHHGDHNNFMPSLLPIPLAWMNEQPPQKNRTFNCRFLVKPPDDKEETMEEKQQRVSQYESMQICSARLPNNSDRLESGDVSSESSDNGPCVMCVARRIPPNEKPISTPIEQFTVKLDTTGKIIAVDVIWLSSPYSEYLSKELIGTTIKDLCHPHDLSKLTAHLNDTLQVGESTSGVYRLRVSPDKFLNIQTKSKLFKANVMNTLVADFIMATNTIIGDNDLTPIEGGQLSNNKVCSGHSSNRCANNSNNNNGNNNNNVGGPLMSVAHLNGQVSGISSRGLAGTSSHTGTAATSSNSIVFSAAESCNPLPSLSTSNPFNHFSGNMDLEFELFPSSTWDLDSNSGWADRPESRASGPPNSRPSSQPAPTSPSPQGTFSSNSAVAPHCSPLRAFSPTSGNAAHTFSNSFPFSPLQESQTSSLTNSATSSVSANGAAGLTPKRQDEGKTGCSTTNQSAMEASNARSNATSVTGTAAVAAAAAAAAAAGQTGSTGTVIETQNSVVSTESGRLRNLLTKGASASEDSQDNANNDSERENKHRILKILLNQQDEDDFHPDHNNKVRTSPSNMPKPSMEHSKSSLGNNMLLQLLNEKNDDEDEEARIGLKKRNELLQQLLKDQDDERKVQEQQCKSQTREEDSLLRSLGFRNTTPSPSQSSDNVGHGGSTQVGQKRPGEDGDVNIAAKRPMDGSHQVSSSGTSTNATSKLWERNKMLASLLAKQPPQPTTIPPIPASVISATPQDKLLRIGLKSQQQQQQSQQTQSQPQQQQQQQQQQQQQQQQQQQQQQQQQQQQQQQQQQQPWTGGSLQSVGGNNTITTTATSARTPLQSQSRQLPRQTTNTYLTHMLSQQQRPQIGQIDSEFTGSGEYRQTSTDPSGWDNQSSDPDLSDILDQVIEFVPDEAITDSSAIANLLDAIEAPQNNALNEKMAINAIQKSLMLCETAVNPTSSTITIPGTPPAYSTALGTTPVTTSHSYQPPPIYQQQSRMRFNTQPGVRQTTAQFTQQQQLQMQQQRTKMIQQQQQQQLKQRLLQQQQQQQLLIPSNATATDQITTGIHNIDNLLNNTVAPNVSLQRSSVPDSQVSPGYGGSVQMPSGHRLAHSYSHPSTLPQHPIVNSNFNSGQQVSVAARLSPHSPAGILSFSHPQPLSPRVTQVRSQQQPTAQQQLQQQQRSMPSPGTPASARQSPFPAETFPPPTSPTASQFPPGPNPGAPNPSTQYRLQRTTSTPSATTQLPGGVGSPRHYGGVSKEQPLLSPSHPHSGCNPATPTHNQHNVTNTQQHFSNQQHSSMIYHTTANTINTADMQNNQFCYDRTSVPLYSSGPGDTQDARSLPPGNPVNHQLGGNASSTSEFVRQELRAIVGARTQQQQQQRIPNNIQNNLSGQVSQDDLEALGLTFEMSSAGEAVVSDGPAKSWAIGSAGSAPSSSRTRLGAYTGEEKKRKGKKKENYFYGGSSSR; the protein is encoded by the exons GCCTAGCCCGTGTGAACTACAGGACCCACTGTGGGTCAAAATGAGTGCGATTACTGGCAGCATCaccaagaaaagaaagaaatcagATGCCAAGCCTCAGTCGCAGAT TAACAAGTGCCTTAACGAAAAAAGACGACGGAACCAGGAGAACCTGTTTATCGACGAGCTTGCCGAGCTGATTTCCGCCACGGACATGAGCTCTGGCAAGACTGACAAATGCCAGATCCTTCAGAGAACCGTCGACCAG ATTCGGCACATTAGGGAACAGGAAGGCTCGAATAGTCATGCGGTACAACAGGGAGAAGTGTCTTCTTCGAATCCTAACATACTGTCCAACGATCAAGTTGGTCCTATTTTACTCGAG GCGCTAGATGGCTTCCTTTTTGTTGTAAATACGGAGGGACGAGTGGAGTACGTAACAGATAACATAACTCAGTACATAAATTACACGAAGGACGATGTGCTCGGCaaggatatttataatattattcatCATGGAGACCACAACAACTTCATGCCGAGCTTGTTGCCTATACCATTAG CCTGGATGAACGAGCAGCCGCCCCAAAAGAACCGTACCTTCAATTGCCGCTTCTTGGTGAAGCCTCCCGATGATAAAGAAGAGACTATGGAGGAGAAGCAGCAACGAGTATCACAATACGAGTCTATGCAAATCTGTTCAGCTCGTTTGCCAAATAATAGTGATCGTCTGGAGAGCGGTGACGTATCGTCTGAATCTTCAGACAACGGTCCTTGCGTAATGTGCGTGGCTCGCAGGATACCCCCAAACGAGAAGCCCATTAGTACGCCCATCGAACAGTTCACCGTTAAGTTGGACACTACGGGGAAGATTATCGCGGTTGATGTTATCTGGTTATCGTCTCCTTACTCTGAGTACCTAAGCAAG GAGCTAATTGGCACGACGATAAAGGACCTGTGCCACCCTCATGATCTCAGTAAGCTAACTGCACATTTGAACGATACGCTTCAAGTCGGTGAGAGTACCAGTGGCGTGTACCGACTACGCGTTAGTCCTGATAAGTTCCTTAATATTCAAACAAAGTCAAAGCTTTTCAAAGCAAATGTGATGAACACACTTGTTGCCGACTTCATTATGGCCACCAATACCATCATTGG GGACAATGACTTAACGCCTATCGAGGGTGGTCAGCTTTCCAACAACAAAGTGTGCTCTGGACACTCTAGTAACCGTTGTgcgaataatagtaataataataatggtaacaataacaataacgtgGGTGGCCCGCTGATGTCCGTGGCGCATCTAAACGGTCAAGTGAGTGGTATCAGTAGTCGGGGGTTGGCGGGTACGTCGTCGCACACCGGTACCGCCGCGACATCGTCAAACTCGATAGTGTTTAGCGCGGCCGAGTCTTGCAACCCCCTGCCGTCGCTGAGTACCAGTAATCCGTTCAACCACTTTTCGGGGAACATGGACTTGGAATTCGAGCTCTTCCCCAGTTCCACATGGGACTTGGATAGTAACAGCGGGTGGGCAGATAGGCCCGAATCGAGAGCGAGCGGGCCACCAAATTCACGACCATCTTCCCAGCCAGCCCCGACATCTCCGAGTCCCCAGGGAACGTTCTCCTCTAACTCGGCGGTGGCGCCTCACTGCAGTCCCCTACGCGCGTTCAGCCCAACTTCAGGCAACGCAGCTCACACCTTCAGTAATTCGTTCCCCTTCAGTCCGCTTCAGGAATCACAGACGTCCTCCTTGACCAACAGCGCTACTAGTAGTGTTAGTGCCAACGGAGCCGCCGGATTGACGCCCAAGAGACAGGATGAAGGGAAGACCGGATGTTCGACGACCAACCAATCTGCCATGGAGGCGAGCAACGCGAGAAGCAACGCGACCTCCGTCACTGGAACCGCGGCCGTTGCAGCCGCTGCCGCAGCCGCAGCCGCGGCTGGCCAAACTGGCTCCACCGGGACCGTTATCGAAACTCAGAACAGTGTTGTGTCCACCGAGTCTGGTAGACTAAGAAACTTGTTGACCAAGGGGGCTAGTGCTAGTGAGGACAGTCAGGACAATGCGAATAACGATTCGGAGAGAGAAAATAAACATAGAATATTGAAGATCTTGTTGAATCAGCAAGACGAGGACGATTTTCATCCCGACCATAATAATAAAGTGCGCACGAGTCCTAGCAACATGCCGAAACCGAGCATGGAGCATTCGAAATCTTCGCTTGGAAATAATATGCTGCTACAG CTATTGAACGAAAAGAATGACGATGAAGATGAAGAGGCTCGCATTGGCTTAAAGAAGAGGAACGAACTTCTGCAACAGCTTCTGAAAGACCAAGATGACGAGAGAAAAGTACAAGAACAACAG TGTAAGTCACAAACTCGGGAAGAGGATTCTCTGTTGCGAAGTCTTGGATTTCGGAACACGACGCCATCGCCGTCTCAATCAAGCGACAATGTCGGACACGGTGGTTCCACTCAAGTCGGTCAGAAGAGACCTGGCGAAGATGGTGACGTGAACATAGCCGCGAAACGACCCATGGATGGATCGCATCAAGTGTCTTCTTCTGGCACATCCACCAACGCGACCAGCAAGCTCTGGGAGAGGAATAAGATGTTGGCTTCGTTGTTGGCCAAACAACCTCCTCAGCCAACCACTATCCCACCAATACCTGCATCTGTGATATCGGCTACCCCGCag GATAAGCTGCTTCGCATAGGGTTAAAATcccaacagcaacagcaacagtcACAACAAACGCAATCCCAgccacaacaacaacaacaacagcaacaacaacagcagcaacagcagcagcaacaacaacaacagcagcagcagcagcagcaacagcaacaacagcagcagcagcagcagccttGGACAGGTGGCAGCTTGCAGTCGGTTGGTGGCAATAATACGATTACGACTACCGCTACTTCCGCACGTACTCCTCTCCAAAGCCAGTCGAGACAACTACCTCGCCAAACAACCAATACCTACCTCACTCATATGCTAAGTCAG CAACAAAGACCTCAAATTGGTCAAATAGATTCGGAATTTACGGGCAGCGGGGAGTATCGGCAAACGAGCACCGATCCCAGTGGTTGGGATAACCAGTCATCAGATCCTGATCTTTCCGATATCTTAGATCAAGTTATCGAGTTCGTGCCGGATGAAGCTATCACAG aTTCGTCTGCGATAGCAAATCTCCTAGATGCAATCGAAGCACCGCAAAACAACGCGTTGAACGAGAAGATGGCGATTAACGCGATACAGAAGTCGTTGATGTTATGCGAGACTGCCGTAAATCCAACGTCTTCCACCATAACAATTCCTGGCACGCCTCCAGCTTACTCTACAGCA TTGGGTACCACCCCTGTAACGACGAGTCATAGTTACCAGCCACCACCGATATATCAACAACAGTCAAGGATGAGGTTTAATACGCAACCGGGCGTCAGGCAGACGACCGCTCAATTCACGCAACAACAGCAATTACAAATGCAACAGCAGCGGACGAAAATgatacaacaacaacaacagcaacagttGAAGCAGAGGTTgctgcagcagcagcagcaacagcagttACTCATTCCTTCCAATGCTACAGCTACGGACCAAATTACTACCGGAATTCACAATATCGATAACCTTTTGAACAATACTGTTGCGCCAAATGTATCGTTACAG CGGTCGAGTGTTCCAGATTCACAAGTGTCTCCAGGTTATGGGGGATCCGTCCAGATGCCTTCCGGTCATCGACTTGCTCATTCGTATTCTCATCCTTCAACGTTACCACAACA CCCTATTGTAAACAGTAATTTTAACAGTGGTCAACAAGTGTCTGTGGCAGCGCGACTCTCGCCGCACTCTCCGGCTGGTATTTTGTCATTTTCCCACCCTCAGCCGTTGTCGCCACGGGTGACGCAA GTGAGATCGCAGCAACAACCTACCGCGCAGCAGCAGTTGCAGCAACAGCAGAGATCAATGCCGTCGCCAGGGACTCCAGCATCTGCTCGGCAGTCTCCGTTTCCTGCGGAAACCTTTCCCCCACCTACGTCCCCCACAGCCAGCCAATTTCCACCTGGCCCTAATCCTGGTGCTCCAAATCCTTCGACCCAATATCGGTTGCAACGGACCACTTCTACACCTTCGGCTACGACTCAGTTGCCAG GTGGGGTAGGTTCGCCCCGGCACTACGGCGGAGTGAGTAAGGAACAACCTCTTCTTTCACCTAGTCATCCACATTCGGGTTGCAACCCGGCAACACCGACTCACAATCAACACAACGTAACGAATACCCAACAACACTTCTCCAACCAACAACATTCTTCTATGATATACCACACGACCGCCAATACTATCAACACAGCTGACATGCAGAACAATCAGTTCTGTTACGATCGGACGTCTGTTCCACTCTATTCGTCAGGGCCTGGGGACACGCAGGATGCCAGGTCTTTGCCTCCCGGTAATCCTGTCAATCACCAATTGGGTG GAAATGCTAGCAGCACTTCGGAGTTCGTAAGGCAAGAACTGAGAGCGATCGTTGGCGCGCGAacgcaacaacagcaacaacaaagGATACCTAACAATATTCAGAACAACCTTTCTGGTCAAGTATCTCAGGATGATCTCGAAGCACTCGGTCTGACGTTTGAAATGTCTTCTGCAG GTGAGGCTGTGGTTAGCGATGGCCCTGCCAAGAGCTGGGCCATTGGGAGTGCCGGAAGTGCCCCCTCATCCTCCAGG ACACGACTTGGAGCATATAcaggagaagaaaagaaaagaaaaggaaagaaaaaagaaaatt